One window from the genome of Xiphophorus hellerii strain 12219 chromosome 16, Xiphophorus_hellerii-4.1, whole genome shotgun sequence encodes:
- the ypel3 gene encoding protein yippee-like 3: MVKLTKAKTFQAYLDSCHRRYSCVHCRAHLANHDDLISKSFQGSQGRAYLFNSVVNVGCGPAEERLLLTGLHAVADIYCENCHTTLGWKYEQAFELSQKYKEGKYIIELSHMIKDNGWD; the protein is encoded by the exons ATGGTGAAGCTGACAAAAGCCAAGACCTTCCAGGCCTACCTGGACTCTTGCCACCGCCGTTACAGCTGTGTGCACTGCCGCGCCCATCTGGCAAACCATGACGATCTTATCTCCAAG TCATTTCAAGGCAGCCAAGGCCGAGCATACCTCTTTAACTCAGT GGTTAATGTTGGCTGCGGTCCCGCTGAGGAGAGGCTGCTGCTTACAGGACTCCACGCAGTAGCCGACATTTACTGTGAAAACTGTCACACCACTCTGGGCTGGAAATAT GAGCAAGCCTTCGAACTCAGCCAGAAGTACAAGGAGGGGAAGTACATCATAGAGCTGTCCCATATGATAAAGGACAACGGCTGGGATTGA